In Caldicellulosiruptor obsidiansis OB47, a single window of DNA contains:
- a CDS encoding methyl-accepting chemotaxis protein: MQVVLTILAALVLPTVFSILILKIFVDKTLSILQGKNNLNAFEKLFLTPVKDWVTSFQDFLSDIFKEIDLAYNKILSVAYDIETSAEKNQQQSNLVLSNSKDIQDSISGLLVALKLVLEHIESAYANISSLEEFMAHFKEKNQNIQEDIQKLLAEVSSDLENMVLENTAHTQKMADQITKLKAVFKKVEDFLDTIVKISEQINILALNASIESAKLESVLGENFKTGFHVIADQIRRLSNDTKSTADEIGDFIIEISGIVDGISSLSEKSKDIISAQVEYGKTTFQKLNQVSQLVDYINKKISQASEKLSVQYFIVNDLKHYVSRLENDYIAVDRSTSRILSSVEVSQKTAARLMRLMNRLVDMCREFESVRNDISAKITKRVEIEVNQQRVAEAIETMENEVIPQLVLSWQKEQHHKEVIDQSLQKFSNIFEALWTNNPDGTFIYSNPPEGIENAKVREWFTKAMAGHTYVSSAYISAITKNYCITVSLPVYDGFGKLLGVIGADIKLSM; this comes from the coding sequence ATGCAGGTTGTATTGACTATCTTGGCTGCGCTTGTGCTACCGACTGTATTTTCCATTCTGATTTTAAAAATTTTTGTTGACAAGACACTTTCTATTTTGCAGGGCAAGAACAACCTCAACGCATTTGAAAAGCTCTTTTTGACACCTGTGAAAGACTGGGTAACATCTTTTCAGGATTTTCTAAGTGATATATTTAAAGAAATTGATCTTGCATACAACAAGATTTTATCAGTTGCTTATGACATCGAAACGAGTGCAGAAAAGAACCAGCAGCAATCCAATCTTGTGCTTTCAAACAGCAAGGACATTCAAGATTCTATATCAGGGCTTCTGGTAGCCTTGAAGCTTGTGCTTGAGCACATTGAAAGTGCCTATGCAAATATCTCAAGCCTTGAAGAATTCATGGCTCATTTCAAAGAAAAGAACCAGAACATTCAAGAAGACATTCAAAAGCTGCTTGCAGAGGTTTCAAGTGATTTGGAAAATATGGTTTTAGAAAATACGGCACACACCCAGAAGATGGCAGACCAAATAACAAAGCTCAAGGCTGTTTTCAAAAAAGTAGAAGATTTTCTTGACACAATTGTGAAAATTTCAGAGCAGATAAACATCCTTGCACTGAACGCTTCTATTGAATCTGCAAAGCTTGAAAGTGTGCTTGGCGAGAATTTCAAAACAGGCTTTCATGTTATTGCTGACCAAATCCGAAGGCTTTCAAATGATACAAAATCAACTGCAGACGAGATTGGAGACTTTATCATTGAGATTTCTGGCATAGTTGATGGAATTTCAAGTCTCAGCGAGAAGAGCAAGGACATAATATCAGCACAAGTAGAGTATGGCAAAACTACTTTCCAGAAACTAAATCAGGTTTCACAGCTTGTTGACTACATAAACAAGAAGATTTCCCAGGCATCAGAAAAGCTTTCGGTCCAGTACTTTATTGTGAATGACCTTAAGCACTATGTATCAAGACTTGAAAATGACTACATCGCTGTCGATAGGAGCACCAGCAGAATTTTGAGCTCTGTTGAGGTGAGCCAAAAAACTGCAGCAAGGCTTATGCGGCTTATGAACAGGCTTGTTGACATGTGCAGGGAGTTTGAATCTGTCAGAAATGACATTTCAGCAAAGATCACAAAGAGAGTAGAGATAGAGGTAAACCAGCAGCGTGTTGCAGAGGCTATTGAGACCATGGAAAATGAGGTGATTCCGCAACTTGTTTTAAGCTGGCAGAAAGAGCAGCATCACAAAGAGGTTATAGACCAGAGTCTTCAAAAGTTTTCTAATATATTTGAGGCTCTGTGGACAAACAACCCTGATGGAACGTTCATCTACTCAAATCCGCCAGAGGGCATAGAAAACGCAAAAGTCAGAGAGTGGTTCACAAAGGCAATGGCAGGTCACACATATGTATCTTCAGCTTACATCTCAGCTATTACAAAAAACTACTGCATCACAGTTTCTCTGCCTGTATATGACGGCTTTGGCAAACTTTTGGGAGTGATAGGTGCTGATATAAAGCTCTCAATGTGA
- a CDS encoding carbohydrate ABC transporter permease: MDRNERLFGYLFLLPAVLIFIFVAVIPLIQVFVFSLFDIQLNNPTKSEVSLSYKIDVENFANTQFTASSILESLNPDSLNNKQKTVIKEIKSSMMLMQKSIFNNKERIERLNKVNDLLNSFKPVTADLKYLPVSNREVNQYNMYAKKIISLADDLPNTQEAADLKQALLAFDQVIVKPNFVGLKNYSYYLKDSRLLSATLNTLLFTVVTVFFELVFGLLLAVVMHKVTNLKNVFKSIVLLPWAIPTVISALMWKFMYDGQVGILAKFFADIGIIKTAADLLSSTGNAMIAAMTADIWKTTPYIAILLVAGLQTIPESLYEAAKVDGANAVYQFFRITLPMLKPTILVALLFRTLDAFRVFDLIYVLTGGGPANSTETVSVYTYKTLFNQLDFGRGSTLAVLIFIMVTIISFIYIKILGAEVFSHQKR, translated from the coding sequence ATGGACAGGAATGAAAGACTGTTTGGATATTTATTCTTACTGCCTGCAGTTTTGATATTTATTTTTGTTGCTGTTATTCCACTTATACAGGTATTTGTGTTTAGCTTGTTTGATATTCAGCTCAATAACCCTACAAAGAGTGAGGTTTCACTTTCTTACAAAATAGATGTTGAAAACTTTGCTAATACTCAGTTTACAGCAAGTTCAATTCTTGAAAGCTTAAACCCTGATTCTTTAAACAATAAACAAAAGACAGTAATAAAAGAAATTAAATCTTCGATGATGCTTATGCAAAAAAGCATTTTTAACAACAAAGAAAGAATAGAAAGATTAAATAAAGTAAATGATTTACTCAACAGTTTTAAACCTGTTACTGCAGATTTAAAATATTTACCAGTTTCAAACAGAGAAGTAAACCAGTATAACATGTATGCTAAAAAAATTATAAGTCTTGCAGATGATTTGCCGAATACTCAGGAAGCAGCCGATTTAAAACAGGCACTTTTAGCATTTGATCAGGTTATAGTAAAACCAAACTTTGTTGGGCTTAAAAACTACAGTTACTATTTGAAAGATTCAAGACTTTTGTCAGCTACATTAAATACTCTTTTGTTTACAGTTGTAACAGTGTTTTTTGAACTTGTATTTGGTCTGCTGCTTGCAGTTGTTATGCACAAAGTAACAAACTTAAAAAATGTTTTTAAAAGCATTGTTCTTTTGCCATGGGCAATTCCAACAGTTATATCAGCTTTGATGTGGAAATTTATGTATGATGGGCAGGTTGGAATTCTTGCAAAGTTTTTTGCAGACATTGGAATTATTAAAACTGCGGCAGATCTTTTATCGAGTACTGGCAATGCCATGATAGCTGCAATGACAGCTGATATTTGGAAAACAACACCTTATATTGCAATTTTGCTTGTTGCTGGGCTTCAAACAATTCCGGAATCGCTTTATGAAGCAGCAAAAGTTGATGGTGCAAATGCAGTATATCAATTTTTTAGGATTACGCTACCTATGTTAAAACCCACAATATTGGTTGCACTTCTTTTTAGAACCTTGGATGCATTTAGAGTATTTGACCTGATTTATGTTTTGACTGGTGGTGGACCTGCAAACTCAACAGAGACTGTCTCAGTCTATACTTATAAAACTCTGTTTAACCAGCTTGATTTTGGACGGGGTTCAACATTAGCAGTGTTGATATTTATAATGGTGACAATTATCAGCTTTATCTATATAAAAATTCTTGGTGCAGAAGTATTTTCACATCAAAAGAGGTGA
- a CDS encoding DUF6922 domain-containing protein, whose translation MKLPEDFIILFKNYNFEMLDTEKHKELIIKTVLAKGDWGHIEKLFTIYSFNEIKEVFLKDFYGVQELPIPTIYLWGSLFLDEKEYWKFRNMRRKLNSIEKWKQTRKIRVCK comes from the coding sequence GTGAAACTTCCAGAGGATTTTATAATCTTGTTCAAAAATTACAACTTTGAAATGCTAGATACAGAAAAACACAAAGAATTAATAATAAAGACAGTATTAGCAAAAGGTGATTGGGGACATATTGAAAAACTCTTTACTATTTATAGTTTCAACGAAATAAAAGAAGTATTCTTAAAAGATTTCTATGGAGTCCAAGAACTCCCTATCCCTACAATTTACCTTTGGGGAAGTCTATTTCTCGATGAAAAAGAGTACTGGAAATTTAGAAATATGAGAAGGAAGCTAAACTCAATAGAAAAGTGGAAACAAACAAGAAAAATTCGGGTCTGTAAATAA
- a CDS encoding ABC transporter substrate-binding protein: MKRFIAIVTLIIFCAGLFLAFGLTNSNAASKKQVTITYVRGKDETHATEKIIQEFMKKNPDIKVIYKENPSDTGQNHDQLVTVLSAGGSDIDVFDMDVIWPAEFAQAGYTLPLDRFIKRDKINLNDYIKGTIDAARFKGQMWAFPRFIDAGLLYYRKDIVPQNELPKTWDDLIKVAKKYKGKNGTKYGFLMQAKQYEGLVCDAIEYIASYGGRVVDESGNIVVNNQGTIDGLNMMRKVITANIVPPNINTFTEVETHTAFINGLSVFARNWPYMWAMVNSPQSKVKGKVGILPLPKGSKGSAACLGGWMVGINKYSKNPEASWRLLKFLVQKEGQKLMAIYNGNVPVYKPLFNDKDVIKANPLIGDKKFVEAILAAVPRPVSPVYPKISDVMQIELSNIVNGKKDVKTAVLDMDKKLKEVVKSSK, from the coding sequence ATGAAAAGGTTTATTGCTATTGTAACTTTAATTATCTTCTGTGCAGGTTTATTTTTAGCATTTGGTCTTACTAATTCTAATGCTGCTTCTAAGAAGCAGGTCACAATCACTTATGTGCGTGGCAAGGACGAAACTCACGCAACAGAAAAGATTATTCAAGAGTTTATGAAGAAAAATCCCGACATCAAGGTTATTTACAAAGAAAACCCGTCTGACACAGGTCAAAATCATGACCAGCTTGTAACAGTACTGAGTGCTGGTGGTTCTGATATTGATGTGTTTGATATGGATGTTATCTGGCCAGCTGAGTTTGCTCAGGCAGGCTACACACTTCCTCTTGACAGGTTTATAAAGCGCGACAAGATTAATCTCAACGACTACATTAAAGGGACAATTGATGCTGCGAGGTTCAAAGGTCAGATGTGGGCATTTCCAAGGTTTATTGATGCTGGTCTTCTGTATTACAGAAAAGATATTGTTCCCCAAAATGAACTTCCAAAAACATGGGATGATTTAATTAAGGTTGCTAAAAAGTACAAAGGTAAAAATGGCACAAAGTACGGATTTTTAATGCAGGCAAAACAGTACGAAGGTCTTGTTTGTGATGCTATAGAATATATTGCATCTTATGGTGGAAGAGTTGTAGATGAGAGTGGCAACATTGTAGTAAATAACCAGGGTACAATTGATGGGCTTAATATGATGAGAAAGGTCATAACAGCTAATATTGTTCCGCCAAACATTAACACTTTCACAGAGGTTGAAACACATACAGCTTTCATAAATGGTCTTTCTGTCTTTGCAAGAAACTGGCCATATATGTGGGCAATGGTTAACAGTCCACAATCAAAAGTTAAAGGTAAGGTTGGTATCCTGCCTCTTCCAAAAGGTTCAAAAGGCTCAGCTGCATGTCTTGGTGGCTGGATGGTGGGTATAAATAAATACTCCAAAAATCCTGAGGCTTCATGGAGGCTTTTAAAGTTCCTTGTTCAAAAAGAAGGTCAAAAACTTATGGCTATTTACAATGGAAATGTTCCGGTGTACAAACCACTTTTCAATGACAAGGATGTAATCAAGGCAAATCCACTTATTGGAGACAAGAAGTTTGTTGAAGCAATTTTAGCAGCTGTACCAAGACCAGTTTCACCAGTTTACCCAAAGATTTCAGATGTTATGCAGATTGAACTTTCAAACATTGTAAATGGAAAGAAAGATGTAAAAACAGCTGTTCTTGATATGGATAAGAAATTAAAAGAAGTTGTCAAGAGTTCAAAGTAA
- a CDS encoding Rpn family recombination-promoting nuclease/putative transposase: MEQKVPHNQYDLTFKRLFQFKEVFLNFLRSNINREWVNRIDAESLEFVDRSFIKDEFVEKEADVIYRARLEDTDIYFYVLIEPQSTADKSMPRRLFEYMSLVWKRHMEEKADELFPPIIPIVLYNGRSSWNIPTQIFKGFDIFKDDMFNYILVDVNRLDDERLKSRLDLLSIILYLEKSRRNAEEFIVKLREVSEYVCKLPQVQLKVFCSWLLRIVKPQVREEMKSRIDELLEKVEAEGVEDVGEFIFNVQQLIQEYYKEAEEKGKEKGYEEGIQEGIQKGIQRKEEEIVRRLIQKGFDDNFIAEATGVEIERIKKIREGYTKYS, from the coding sequence ATGGAACAGAAAGTACCGCATAACCAGTATGATTTGACATTCAAAAGATTATTTCAGTTCAAGGAAGTATTTTTAAACTTTTTGAGGAGCAATATAAATAGAGAATGGGTAAATAGAATAGATGCTGAGAGTTTAGAGTTTGTTGACAGGAGTTTTATTAAGGACGAGTTTGTAGAAAAAGAAGCAGATGTCATATATAGAGCAAGATTAGAAGATACGGACATATACTTTTATGTGTTAATAGAACCACAATCCACAGCAGACAAAAGTATGCCGAGAAGATTGTTTGAGTATATGAGCTTGGTGTGGAAAAGACACATGGAAGAGAAGGCAGACGAGTTGTTTCCACCGATTATTCCTATAGTGCTGTACAATGGAAGAAGCAGCTGGAATATACCGACCCAGATATTTAAAGGCTTTGATATATTCAAGGATGACATGTTTAACTATATTCTGGTTGATGTAAACAGGCTTGATGATGAGAGGCTAAAAAGCAGGTTAGACCTTTTAAGTATTATTCTGTATTTAGAAAAGTCAAGAAGAAATGCAGAGGAGTTTATTGTAAAGCTTAGAGAAGTGTCAGAATATGTTTGTAAGTTACCACAGGTGCAGTTAAAAGTGTTTTGTTCATGGCTGCTCAGGATAGTAAAGCCGCAGGTGAGAGAGGAGATGAAAAGCAGGATAGATGAACTGTTAGAGAAGGTAGAAGCTGAGGGGGTGGAAGATGTGGGTGAGTTTATATTCAATGTTCAGCAGCTGATACAGGAGTATTACAAAGAGGCAGAAGAAAAAGGCAAAGAAAAGGGCTATGAGGAAGGCATACAGGAAGGCATACAGAAAGGTATACAGCGGAAAGAAGAGGAAATTGTGAGAAGGCTTATTCAAAAAGGTTTTGATGATAATTTTATAGCTGAAGCAACTGGAGTTGAGATTGAGAGGATAAAGAAGATAAGAGAAGGGTATACGAAATATTCTTAA
- a CDS encoding nucleotidyl transferase AbiEii/AbiGii toxin family protein gives MKDVNIIIKQIDQMTSTICGVKIILIAYPFPLIEPLVQGDKIDIRLKGINLASPKEIALMKAYTIGRRPTFRDYIDLYFLLKNGIVNLEYILEKAPQKFVIEGKPVFSKKLFLEQLMYTEDLIDKETALISIIGTAPKVDEIEMFLTRQAKAAIEKYMKKRGMLL, from the coding sequence ATGAAAGATGTAAATATTATTATAAAGCAAATTGACCAAATGACTTCAACTATATGTGGAGTAAAGATAATTTTAATTGCATATCCCTTCCCTTTGATCGAGCCATTAGTCCAAGGTGATAAAATAGACATTCGTTTAAAAGGAATCAATTTAGCATCTCCTAAAGAAATTGCTTTGATGAAGGCATACACCATTGGTAGACGACCAACATTTAGAGATTATATTGACTTGTATTTTTTGCTCAAAAACGGTATTGTAAATTTAGAATATATTTTAGAAAAAGCACCTCAGAAATTTGTCATAGAGGGAAAGCCAGTTTTTTCTAAAAAATTATTTTTAGAACAGCTTATGTATACAGAAGATTTAATTGATAAAGAAACAGCACTAATCTCTATAATTGGTACAGCACCAAAAGTAGATGAAATAGAAATGTTTTTAACCCGGCAAGCTAAAGCAGCAATTGAAAAATATATGAAGAAAAGAGGTATGCTACTGTGA
- a CDS encoding Rpn family recombination-promoting nuclease/putative transposase, whose product MEQKVPHNQYDLTFKRLFQFKEVFLNFLRSNINREWVNRIDAESLEFVDRSFIKDEFVEKEADVIYRARLEDTDIYFYVLIEPQSTADKSMPRRLFEYMSLVWKRHMEEKADELFPPIIPIVLYNGRSSWNIPTQIFKGFDIFKDDMFNYILVDVNRLDDERLKSRLDLLSIILYLEKSRRNAEEFIVKLREVSEYVCKLPQVQLKVFCSWLLRIVKPQVREEMKSRIDELLEKVEAEGVEDVGEFIFNVQQLIQEYYKEAEEKGKEKGYEEGIQEGIQRKEEEIVRRLIQKGFDDNFIAEATGVEIERIKKIREGYTKYS is encoded by the coding sequence ATGGAACAGAAAGTACCGCATAACCAGTATGATTTGACATTCAAAAGATTATTTCAGTTCAAGGAAGTATTTTTAAACTTTTTGAGGAGCAATATAAATAGAGAATGGGTAAATAGAATAGATGCTGAGAGTTTAGAGTTTGTTGACAGGAGTTTTATTAAGGACGAGTTTGTAGAAAAAGAAGCAGATGTCATATATAGAGCAAGATTAGAAGATACGGACATATACTTTTATGTGTTAATAGAACCACAATCCACAGCAGACAAAAGTATGCCGAGAAGATTGTTTGAGTATATGAGCTTGGTGTGGAAAAGACACATGGAAGAGAAGGCAGACGAGTTGTTTCCACCGATTATTCCTATAGTGCTGTACAATGGAAGAAGCAGCTGGAATATACCGACCCAGATATTTAAAGGCTTTGATATATTCAAGGATGACATGTTTAACTATATTCTGGTTGATGTAAACAGGCTTGATGATGAGAGGCTAAAAAGCAGGTTAGACCTTTTAAGTATTATTCTGTATTTAGAAAAGTCAAGAAGAAATGCAGAGGAGTTTATTGTAAAGCTTAGAGAAGTGTCAGAATATGTTTGTAAGTTACCACAGGTGCAGTTAAAAGTGTTTTGTTCATGGCTGCTCAGGATAGTAAAGCCGCAGGTGAGAGAGGAGATGAAAAGCAGGATAGATGAACTGTTAGAGAAGGTAGAAGCTGAGGGGGTGGAAGATGTGGGTGAGTTTATATTCAATGTTCAGCAGTTGATACAGGAGTATTACAAAGAGGCAGAAGAAAAAGGCAAAGAAAAGGGCTATGAGGAAGGTATACAGGAAGGTATACAGCGGAAAGAAGAGGAAATTGTGAGAAGGCTTATTCAAAAAGGTTTTGATGATAATTTTATAGCTGAAGCAACTGGAGTTGAGATTGAGAGGATAAAGAAGATAAGAGAAGGGTATACGAAATATTCTTAA
- a CDS encoding methyl-accepting chemotaxis protein codes for MSVDLKKFRKLLSTLPGKISLLIFSVILILVFAIDIFAVTLSTSTLRQNLQNSISTSTFQSGKYFDQILERAKDLSFQLATNETIQKYLNVQRTSKDDYEKLEWKKNAQRALLSIVSANKFLSGIYILIDKESSLGYPTLSFENLDFKNLMSSSWAKLAFESEQGFIWCSDHNQHFNDILKEVGSDIREYATSVVRVLYDSSSGNRAGLIVVDIGKDIFDGMLSNIKVTKNSTSFVVTPDASIIFPNNLNDKLKKNLKILSNILLQKANKKEIDNFEINLSGKWLVSYSKSPDSGYLYVSLVPVSDINSKIAKLQIFIVLASLVFGILGIILGLVITLRITSNIKILLDSMSTAAKGDLTITAKVNTNDEIGMLSEGFNSMVQQLKELIMKIKELSERVNKSISVIAGVAAETAAASQEITKAVSEIAEGASQQAGEATAISQQMSEFSNEIGNMANDFKNMNKISENVLVQANEGFSAIETLYQVAKKSQDTTKNMIVNVRELIGWAEKIGKIMNLLSSISEQTKLLALNAAIEAAKAGETGKGFSIVAAEIRKLAQQSRESTKDVEDIVKNILSKAKFSDKVMADVESLIKLQENALENVQITFKSMRDTISELYENMKKSLTILEEIECKKDKIFSSVESISAVTEQTAASAEEVSAATEQQLASIEELKNMIDEIRKLSAELDMTTSRFITEN; via the coding sequence TTGTCTGTAGATTTAAAAAAATTTAGAAAGTTACTTTCAACATTACCAGGAAAAATTTCTCTTTTAATATTTTCTGTAATTTTGATTTTGGTTTTTGCAATAGATATTTTTGCTGTAACACTTTCTACATCTACACTGAGACAAAATCTTCAAAACAGTATTTCAACTTCTACTTTTCAGTCGGGGAAATACTTTGATCAAATACTGGAGCGTGCAAAAGATTTATCTTTTCAGCTTGCTACAAATGAGACTATACAAAAATATTTGAATGTGCAAAGAACAAGTAAAGATGATTATGAAAAATTGGAGTGGAAAAAGAATGCTCAAAGAGCTTTGTTGAGCATTGTTTCTGCAAACAAGTTTTTATCAGGGATTTATATTTTGATTGATAAGGAATCGTCATTAGGATACCCTACATTGAGTTTTGAGAATCTTGACTTTAAAAATCTTATGAGCAGCAGTTGGGCAAAATTAGCATTTGAAAGTGAACAGGGGTTTATATGGTGTTCTGATCATAACCAGCATTTTAATGATATTTTAAAAGAGGTGGGTTCTGATATAAGAGAATATGCTACATCAGTTGTAAGGGTTTTGTATGATTCTTCAAGTGGTAACAGAGCTGGACTAATAGTTGTTGATATTGGAAAAGATATTTTTGATGGAATGCTTTCGAATATAAAAGTTACCAAAAATAGCACATCTTTTGTTGTTACGCCAGATGCAAGTATTATTTTTCCAAACAACCTAAATGATAAGTTGAAGAAAAATTTAAAGATACTGAGTAACATTTTATTACAAAAAGCTAATAAAAAAGAGATTGATAATTTTGAGATAAATCTTTCAGGAAAATGGCTTGTGAGTTATTCAAAAAGTCCTGATAGCGGTTATTTGTATGTTTCGCTTGTACCTGTCAGTGATATTAATTCTAAAATTGCAAAATTACAGATTTTTATAGTCTTAGCAAGTTTGGTATTTGGTATTTTGGGGATTATCTTAGGGCTTGTTATAACGCTCAGGATAACCAGCAATATAAAAATACTTCTTGATTCGATGAGCACAGCAGCAAAAGGAGATTTAACTATTACAGCAAAGGTTAACACCAATGATGAAATAGGTATGCTTTCAGAAGGATTTAACAGCATGGTGCAGCAGCTAAAAGAGCTTATTATGAAAATCAAAGAACTTTCAGAGAGAGTTAATAAATCAATATCAGTAATTGCAGGAGTTGCTGCTGAAACTGCAGCTGCATCGCAGGAGATTACCAAAGCAGTTTCAGAGATTGCCGAGGGTGCATCCCAGCAGGCAGGTGAAGCTACAGCAATTTCTCAGCAAATGTCAGAGTTTTCAAATGAAATTGGCAATATGGCAAATGATTTTAAGAATATGAATAAAATTTCAGAAAACGTACTGGTTCAGGCTAACGAGGGATTTTCAGCGATTGAAACGTTGTATCAGGTTGCAAAAAAGTCACAGGATACTACAAAAAACATGATTGTAAATGTTAGAGAACTTATAGGGTGGGCTGAGAAAATAGGAAAAATAATGAATCTTCTTTCAAGCATTTCTGAACAAACAAAACTTTTAGCCTTGAATGCTGCAATTGAAGCGGCAAAAGCAGGCGAAACTGGTAAAGGATTTTCTATTGTTGCAGCAGAGATCAGAAAACTTGCTCAACAGTCAAGAGAATCGACAAAAGATGTTGAAGATATTGTAAAAAATATTCTTTCAAAAGCAAAGTTTTCTGATAAAGTTATGGCTGATGTTGAAAGTTTAATAAAACTTCAGGAGAATGCACTTGAAAATGTTCAGATTACTTTTAAATCAATGCGTGATACCATTTCAGAACTTTACGAGAATATGAAAAAGTCTTTAACGATATTAGAAGAGATAGAGTGCAAAAAGGATAAGATTTTCAGTAGTGTAGAAAGCATTTCAGCAGTTACAGAGCAAACAGCTGCATCAGCCGAAGAAGTATCAGCTGCAACTGAACAGCAACTTGCTTCAATAGAAGAACTTAAAAATATGATAGATGAAATTAGAAAATTATCAGCTGAGCTTGATATGACAACATCACGTTTTATAACTGAGAATTAG
- a CDS encoding nucleotidyl transferase AbiEii/AbiGii toxin family protein: protein MMDVEILDPIGYEICRNIAKSNLAEKFYLAGGTALALQLCHRKSYDLDFFQKEVSERIEFEYIYNILTKLFPRKDERCKYYYKAN from the coding sequence ATGATGGATGTTGAAATATTAGACCCAATAGGATATGAAATATGTAGAAATATTGCTAAAAGCAATTTAGCGGAAAAATTCTACCTTGCAGGCGGCACTGCATTAGCATTGCAACTTTGCCATAGAAAGTCATATGATTTGGATTTTTTTCAAAAAGAAGTTAGTGAAAGAATAGAATTTGAATATATTTACAACATCTTAACCAAGTTGTTTCCCAGAAAAGATGAAAGATGTAAATATTATTATAAAGCAAATTGA
- a CDS encoding carbohydrate ABC transporter permease encodes MKKKKKLTGEKIAKIVMNLIIIFALIVILFPFYWLFLTSIRPKSEIFNVSSLITLKPHIGNYKMVFTERPFARYILNSFVIGLETTIISIVIACFAAYAIAKTNISPKIKNIVLSLSLAVSMFPQITIVSPIYVMVKNLGLRNSFFGLLIPYTTFSLPLAIWYLTTFYQGVSHEIDEAAKIDGCNTFQIFYKIITPLIAPGIFTAAILIFISAWNEFLFALVINTDDIWRTVSVGIVMFQGRFTIPWDEISAAAIVVMIPLVIMVFVFQQRIVSGLTAGAVKE; translated from the coding sequence ATGAAGAAAAAAAAGAAGCTGACAGGCGAAAAAATAGCAAAAATTGTAATGAATTTGATAATTATATTTGCTTTGATTGTAATTTTGTTTCCATTTTATTGGTTGTTTCTTACCTCTATAAGACCAAAAAGCGAAATATTCAATGTTTCCTCACTCATAACACTAAAGCCTCATATTGGCAATTACAAGATGGTGTTTACTGAAAGACCCTTTGCAAGATATATTTTAAACAGCTTTGTAATAGGACTTGAAACAACAATTATTTCAATTGTAATTGCCTGCTTTGCAGCATATGCAATTGCAAAAACAAATATCTCACCGAAGATAAAAAATATTGTTTTGAGTCTATCATTAGCTGTTTCTATGTTTCCGCAGATAACAATTGTATCGCCTATATATGTTATGGTGAAAAACCTTGGACTTAGAAACAGCTTTTTTGGGCTTTTAATCCCATACACCACATTTTCACTGCCACTTGCAATATGGTATCTGACAACATTTTATCAAGGTGTATCTCATGAAATTGATGAAGCAGCAAAGATTGACGGGTGCAACACATTTCAGATTTTTTATAAAATTATAACTCCGCTTATAGCACCAGGGATATTCACTGCAGCAATTTTGATTTTTATATCTGCATGGAATGAGTTTTTGTTTGCACTTGTTATCAACACAGACGATATCTGGAGAACAGTATCTGTTGGGATTGTAATGTTCCAGGGAAGGTTCACAATTCCATGGGATGAAATTTCAGCTGCTGCAATAGTTGTTATGATTCCACTTGTAATTATGGTATTTGTGTTCCAGCAAAGAATTGTATCTGGTCTTACTGCTGGTGCTGTGAAAGAATAA